A window from Schistosoma haematobium chromosome 1, whole genome shotgun sequence encodes these proteins:
- the HSP-25_6 gene encoding Heat shock protein (EggNog:ENOG410VEW0~COG:O) — protein sequence MMLKNNHQHKTVDIPINQEPKTFEQHRREMLTGLQHRHKGRKRPRLANTPHTDTWSDVIDNWVDSSWRSWDDEMHRLRRGMFALLPLDIFGLRSSYPDPFDLMNQMEDEIEEIRNRVGMSRVPGVGALNDFLKDAYEVGEDGKLYFKVHFDTNGFTPDDIKVDSTEHRLTVHAKKVSESDSSKSSREFCRMIELPQTIDHNQLKCRLTEDGVLMLEAPVKAPDYESITFTDNRRLGIHPKSADQIQSVPASKALAVKGVSGPTILDDEVNGKRLHLEVPVDPVYKPEDLCVNVDSKRVVVSGISYQKDSGYFNKKRSSSYAEFTHSYEIPETVDPLLVTAQLIDNRLVLEAPLLKRHKVSY from the exons ATGATGTTGAAAAATAACCATCAACACAAGACAGTAGATATACCAATAAACCAGGAGCCAAAAACGTTTGAACAACACAGGCGTGAAATGCTGACCGGATTACAGCATAGACATAAAGGAAGAAAACGACCTAGGCTTGCAAATACTCCACACACTGATACGTGGTCGGATGTGATAGATAATTGGGTTGATTCATCTTGGCGCAGTTGGGATGATGAGATGCACAGACTAAGGCGTGGGATGTTCGCACTTTTG ccTCTTGATATTTTTGGTCTAAGATCATCTTATCCAGACCCCTTTGACCTGATGAACCAAATGGAAGATGAGATTGAGGAGATTCGGAATCGCGTGGGCATGAGTAGAGTTCCAGGAGTTGGTGCTCTTAATGACTTCTTGAAGGATGCTTATGAGGTTGGTGAAGATGGGAAG CTTTACTTCAAGGTACATTTCGACACGAATGGTTTTACCCCCGACGATATCAAGGTTGACTCTACAGAACATCGTTTGACAGTTCATGCGAAGAAAGTTTCAGAATCTGATTCATCAAAATCTTCTCGTGAGTTTTGTCGGATGATAGAGCTTCCTCAAACAATCGATCATAACCAATTGAAGTGTCGTTTGACAGAA GATGGCGTTCTTATGTTAGAGGCTCCTGTGAAAGCCCCCGACTATGAGTCAATCACATTCACGGATAATCGTCGACTTGGGATTCATCCAAAGTCAGCAGATCAGATCCAGTCAGTCCCAGCATCAAAGGCACTTGCTGTGAAAG GTGTATCTGGTCCAACAATTTTAGACGATGAAGTAAATGGAAAGCGTCTGCATTTAGAAGTACCTGTTGATCCAGTGTATAAGCCCGAGGATTTATGCGTAAACGTAGATTCCAAACGTGTTGTCGTGTCAGGAATAAGTTATCAGAAAGACAGTGGTTATTTTAACAAGAAAAGGAGCAGTTCGTATGCCGAGTTCACTCATTCGTACGAAATTCCAGAAACAGTAGATCCGTTATTAGTGACAGCTCAACTAATTGACAATAGATTGGTTTTGGAGGCTCCTTTGTTAAAACGGCATAAAGTCAGTTAttaa
- the HSP-25_5 gene encoding Heat shock protein (EggNog:ENOG410VEW0~COG:O) has product MSGGQHHQAVSIPVNREQRSFERQRRDLLTGLEHGGGTHRGNLIAPYTEDWPSTVDSWINSSWRRWDEDMRRLRRGMFALLPLDNFTHGVWENPFALMHQMDRHIQDIRERMGSMDVPSTGSVSDFLKDAYEIGEDGKVHFKVRFDAQGFAPQDINVTSSENRVTVHAKKETTTDGGKCSREFCRMVQLPKSIDDSQLKCRMTDDGVLMLEAPVKVDQNQSLTLNESGQVGVRPKSDNQIKAVPASQALVAKGVHGLSYVDDGSGGKRLHVEVPVDPVYKPEDLCVNVDSNRVVVSGRHHKQKSGQYGKSSSFAEFSQSYAIPETVDPLSVSAQVVGNTLVLEAPLEKQHAITH; this is encoded by the exons ATGTCTGGTGGGCAACATCATCAAGCAGTTAGTATTCCTGTGAATCGTGAGCAACGGTCATTTGAGAGGCAGAGACGTGACCTGTTAACTGGCCTGGAACACGGAGGTGGTACTCATCGTGGCAACCTAATCGCACCGTACACGGAAGACTGGCCGAGTACTGTGGACAGCTGGATcaactcctcgtggaggagatGGGATGAAGACATGCGACGTTTGAGACGTGGAATGTTCGCACTATTA CCGTTGGACAACTTCACCCACGGGGTTTGGGAGAATCCATTCGCTTTAATGCACCAAATGGATCGTCATATCCAGGATATCCGAGAGAGAATGGGCTCAATGGATGTTCCGTCGACCGGTTCAGTGAGTGACTTTTTGAAGGACGCCTACGAAATAGGTGAGGATGGCAAG GTACATTTCAAGGTACGATTCGACGCACAAGGTTTCGCTCCTCAGGACATCAATGTGACGTCGAGTGAGAACCGTGTGACGGTACACGCGAAGAAGGAGACAACGACCGATGGTGGGAAGTGTAGTCGGGAGTTCTGTCGTATGGTGCAGCTGCCGAAGAGTATTGATGATAGTCAACTGAAATGTCGCATGACAGAT GATGGTGTTTTGATGTTGGAGGCTCCAGTGAAGGTTGATCAGAACCAGTCGTTGACGCTGAACGAGTCTGGTCAGGTGGGTGTTCGACCGAAATCGGACAATCAGATTAAGGCAGTTCCTGCGTCTCAAGCACTTGTTGCAAAAG GTGTTCATGGTCTATCGTATGTGGATGATGGTTCAGGTGGCAAGCGATTGCATGTTGAGGTTCCAGTGGACCCAGTGTACAAGCCTGAAGACTTGTGTGTGAATGTTGATTCGAATCGTGTTGTGGTTAGTGGACGTCATCATAAGCAGAAGAGTGGTCAATATGGAAAGTCAAGTTCATTTGCAGAGTTCAGTCAGTCGTATGCGATTCCCGAGACAGTTGATCCGTTATCTGTTTCTGCTCAGGTAGTTGGCAATACATTGGTATTGGAGGCGCCATTGGAGAAGCAACATGCAATTACTCACTAG